Proteins encoded in a region of the Gemmatimonadaceae bacterium genome:
- a CDS encoding SUF system NifU family Fe-S cluster assembly protein: protein MSAELDELYQSIILDHNRRPRNFRVMEDASTHAEGKNPLCGDQLTIWLKLDGDVISDVSFQGSGCAISKASASLMTAAIKGKSREEAEAIFTKFHGVVTGTHPEDAEALGSLKALGGVSRFPLRVKCASLAWHAMHAALLRNDAAPAATPVSTVSTE from the coding sequence GTGTCCGCCGAACTCGACGAGCTGTACCAGAGCATCATCCTCGACCACAACCGCCGGCCGCGGAATTTCCGCGTCATGGAGGATGCGAGCACGCACGCCGAGGGGAAGAACCCCCTCTGCGGCGACCAGCTCACCATCTGGCTGAAGCTCGACGGGGACGTGATCAGCGACGTGTCGTTCCAGGGGAGCGGCTGCGCCATCTCCAAGGCGAGCGCGTCGCTGATGACGGCGGCGATCAAGGGCAAGTCGCGCGAGGAAGCCGAGGCGATCTTCACCAAGTTCCACGGCGTGGTGACCGGCACGCATCCCGAGGATGCCGAGGCGCTGGGCTCGCTGAAGGCGCTGGGTGGCGTGTCGCGGTTCCCGCTGCGCGTGAAGTGCGCCTCGCTCGCGTGGCACGCCATGCACGCGGCGCTGCTGCGCAACGACGCGGCGCCGGCGGCGACCCCGGTGAGCACGGTGAGCACGGAGTAA
- the sufD gene encoding Fe-S cluster assembly protein SufD: MSAHPNYRELFENVSHPSAAKDWLPKLKIAAIEHFEAVGFPTTRDEDWHFTSVSPIAERTFRPARSSGTTLTGDDISQFTYGQKDWHLLVFVNGRYEPALSSFAELDVDAQVMTFGEALKEAPELLAERLGTLAPATQAFTALNTAFMADGVVIRVPKDVALETPIHILYLTDAHANNASLHPRTLVIAERGAQVTLVETFATLGGGAYFTNHVAEVVVGDNARVDHYKVQREGGDAFHVGTTQATQGRDSIYHAFSFATGAQLSRTNVYSKLLGPNAEVRLNGLYALEEAQHADHQTFVEHIAPACSSREVYKGILDGTSHGVFNGKVYVDPQAQQTDGKQTNHALLIGDGARVDTKPQLEIFADDVKCTHGATVGRLDEMAQFYMKSRGIGADRTRALLTYAFAAEVLELIELEPLKVALEGLLFERFIPPETA; the protein is encoded by the coding sequence GTGAGCGCGCATCCGAACTACCGCGAGCTGTTCGAGAACGTCAGCCACCCGTCGGCGGCGAAGGACTGGCTCCCCAAGCTGAAGATCGCCGCCATCGAGCACTTCGAGGCGGTGGGCTTTCCGACGACGCGCGACGAGGACTGGCACTTCACGTCGGTCTCGCCGATCGCCGAGCGCACCTTCCGTCCGGCCAGGTCGTCGGGGACGACGCTGACCGGCGATGACATCTCGCAGTTCACCTACGGCCAGAAGGACTGGCACCTGCTGGTCTTCGTGAACGGCCGGTATGAGCCCGCGCTGTCGTCGTTTGCCGAGCTCGACGTGGATGCGCAGGTGATGACGTTCGGCGAGGCGCTCAAGGAGGCGCCGGAACTGCTCGCCGAGCGCCTCGGGACGCTGGCGCCCGCCACGCAGGCCTTCACGGCGCTGAACACGGCCTTCATGGCCGACGGCGTCGTGATCCGCGTGCCGAAGGACGTCGCCCTCGAGACGCCGATCCACATTCTCTACCTCACCGATGCGCACGCCAACAACGCCTCGCTGCATCCGCGCACGCTGGTGATCGCCGAGCGCGGCGCGCAGGTGACGCTGGTCGAGACGTTCGCGACGCTCGGCGGCGGCGCGTATTTCACCAATCATGTGGCCGAAGTGGTGGTGGGCGACAACGCGCGCGTCGATCACTACAAGGTGCAGCGCGAGGGCGGCGACGCCTTCCATGTCGGCACGACGCAGGCGACGCAGGGGCGCGACTCGATCTACCACGCCTTTTCCTTCGCCACGGGCGCCCAGCTCTCGCGCACCAACGTCTACTCCAAGCTGCTCGGCCCGAACGCCGAAGTGCGGCTCAATGGGCTGTACGCGCTGGAAGAGGCGCAGCATGCCGACCACCAGACGTTCGTGGAGCACATCGCGCCGGCCTGTTCGAGCCGCGAGGTGTACAAGGGCATCCTCGACGGCACGTCGCACGGCGTCTTCAACGGCAAGGTCTACGTCGATCCGCAGGCCCAGCAGACCGACGGCAAGCAGACCAACCACGCCCTGCTCATCGGGGACGGCGCGCGGGTGGACACCAAGCCGCAGCTTGAGATCTTCGCGGACGACGTGAAGTGCACGCACGGCGCGACGGTGGGCCGCCTGGACGAGATGGCGCAGTTCTACATGAAGAGCCGCGGCATTGGCGCGGACCGCACGCGCGCGCTGCTCACCTACGCCTTCGCCGCCGAGGTGCTGGAGCTGATCGAGCTCGAGCCGCTGAAGGTGGCGCTCGAGGGCCTGCTGTTCGAACGCTTCATCCCGCCGGAAACGGCCTGA
- the sufC gene encoding Fe-S cluster assembly ATPase SufC yields MLKIENLTANVADKQILKGISLTVNPGEVHAIMGPNGSGKSTLAQVIAGHPGYQVTGGTVTYEGQDLLEMDAEVRAQQGIFLAFQYPVEIPGVSNAYFLRAAYNEVRKARGEEEVDPMEFLDIMAQKLKIVEMTEEMLQRSVNAGFSGGEKKRNEILQMAVLSPKLAILDETDSGLDIDALRIVAEGVNKLKRPDNATIVVTHYQRLLNYIVPDYVHVLAQGRIVRSGGKDLALELEERGYDWLLETAGASA; encoded by the coding sequence ATGCTGAAGATTGAAAACCTCACGGCGAACGTAGCCGACAAGCAGATCCTGAAGGGCATCTCCCTCACCGTGAATCCGGGCGAGGTGCATGCCATCATGGGGCCCAACGGGTCGGGCAAGTCGACGCTCGCCCAGGTCATCGCCGGCCATCCGGGTTACCAAGTCACGGGCGGCACGGTGACGTACGAGGGACAGGACCTGCTCGAGATGGACGCCGAGGTGCGCGCCCAGCAGGGCATCTTCCTCGCGTTCCAGTACCCGGTGGAAATTCCCGGCGTCTCCAACGCCTACTTCCTGCGCGCCGCCTACAACGAGGTCCGCAAGGCGCGCGGCGAGGAGGAAGTGGACCCGATGGAGTTCCTCGACATCATGGCCCAGAAGCTCAAGATCGTCGAGATGACGGAAGAGATGCTGCAGCGCTCCGTGAACGCGGGCTTCTCGGGCGGCGAGAAGAAGCGCAACGAGATCCTGCAGATGGCCGTGCTCTCGCCGAAGCTGGCGATCCTCGACGAGACGGACTCGGGGCTCGACATCGACGCGCTGCGCATTGTCGCCGAGGGCGTGAACAAGCTGAAGCGCCCGGACAACGCGACGATCGTGGTGACGCACTACCAGCGCCTCCTCAACTACATCGTGCCGGACTACGTGCACGTGCTGGCGCAGGGGCGCATCGTGCGGTCGGGCGGCAAGGACCTGGCGCTCGAGCTCGAGGAGCGCGGCTACGACTGGCTGCTCGAGACGGCGGGAGCGTCGGCGTGA
- the sufB gene encoding Fe-S cluster assembly protein SufB: MSSSIESLVNKEYQYGFVTDIESDAIPRGLTEETVRLISARKHEPEWLLDWRLKAFKRWQAMTEPRWPNVKYNEIDYQAQTYYSAPRSVKPLQSLEEVDPEILKTYEKLGISLNEQKRLSGVAVDAIFDSVSVGTTMKEELRKHGVIFCSFGEAVLEHPELVQKYLGSVVPYSDNFFAALNSAVFSDGSFVYIPKGVRCPLELSTYFRINAADTGQFERTLIVADDGAYVSYLEGCTAPRRSTNQLHAAVVEIVALDNAQVKYSTVQNWYAGDKDGVGGIYNFVTKRGKAFTNSKISWTQVETGSAITWKYPSVILQGDNSTGEFYSVAVVNNHQQADTGTKMIHIGKNTKSTIISKGISAGHGQNSYRGQVKVLPKASGARNYTQCDSMLIGNQCGAHTFPYIEIANNTATLEHEASTSKIGEDQIFYCKQRGLNAEHAISLIVAGFCKEVFKELPMEFALEAQQLLGISLEGSVG; this comes from the coding sequence ATGAGTTCTTCGATCGAATCCCTGGTCAACAAGGAATACCAGTACGGCTTCGTCACCGACATCGAGTCCGACGCGATCCCGCGGGGCCTCACCGAGGAGACGGTCCGCCTGATCTCGGCGCGCAAGCATGAGCCGGAGTGGCTGCTCGACTGGCGCCTGAAGGCGTTCAAACGCTGGCAGGCGATGACCGAGCCGCGCTGGCCGAACGTGAAATACAACGAGATCGACTATCAGGCGCAGACGTACTACTCCGCGCCGCGGAGCGTGAAGCCGCTGCAGTCGCTCGAGGAGGTGGATCCGGAGATTCTCAAGACGTACGAGAAGCTCGGCATCTCGCTCAATGAACAGAAACGGCTCTCCGGCGTCGCGGTGGACGCGATCTTCGACTCCGTCTCGGTCGGCACGACGATGAAGGAGGAGCTCCGGAAGCACGGCGTCATCTTCTGCTCGTTCGGCGAGGCGGTGCTCGAGCACCCCGAGCTGGTGCAGAAGTACCTGGGATCGGTCGTCCCGTACTCGGACAATTTCTTCGCCGCGCTCAACTCGGCGGTCTTCAGCGACGGTTCCTTCGTCTACATCCCGAAGGGCGTGCGCTGCCCGCTGGAGCTGTCGACGTACTTCCGCATCAACGCGGCCGACACCGGCCAGTTCGAGCGGACGCTCATCGTCGCGGACGACGGGGCGTACGTCAGCTACCTCGAGGGGTGCACCGCCCCGCGGCGCAGCACCAACCAGCTGCATGCGGCGGTCGTGGAGATCGTCGCCCTCGACAACGCGCAGGTGAAGTACAGCACCGTCCAGAACTGGTACGCCGGCGACAAGGACGGCGTGGGCGGCATCTACAACTTCGTGACCAAGCGCGGCAAGGCGTTCACCAACAGCAAGATCTCGTGGACGCAGGTCGAGACCGGCTCGGCGATCACGTGGAAGTACCCGAGCGTCATCCTGCAGGGCGACAACTCCACCGGCGAGTTCTACTCGGTGGCGGTGGTGAACAACCACCAGCAGGCCGACACGGGGACGAAGATGATCCACATCGGCAAGAACACGAAGTCGACGATCATCTCCAAGGGCATCTCGGCCGGCCACGGGCAGAACTCGTATCGCGGCCAGGTGAAGGTGCTCCCGAAGGCGTCGGGCGCCCGCAACTACACGCAGTGCGACTCGATGCTGATCGGCAACCAGTGCGGCGCGCACACCTTCCCGTACATCGAGATCGCCAACAACACGGCGACGCTCGAGCACGAGGCGAGCACGTCGAAGATCGGCGAGGACCAGATCTTCTACTGCAAGCAGCGCGGCCTGAACGCCGAGCACGCCATCTCGCTCATCGTCGCCGGCTTCTGCAAGGAAGTCTTCAAGGAGCTGCCGATGGAGTTTGCGCTCGAGGCGCAGCAGCTGCTGGGAATCTCACTTGAGGGGTCGGTTGGATAG
- a CDS encoding helix-turn-helix domain-containing protein, with translation MAATSLTLAGFKGLRSDILVALRKEQPLTIKALAKQFGVTDNALRRHLTELLDAGLIVYRREIRGQGAPVFSYSLSEAGEALFPRAYIDPLMDALTSLREREGTEAVVQLFRRRWDAMAEAAKPRLATLPLQERAQLLAELLAAEGYMSEAIAGLGNATTIRHHNCAVREIALRFPEVCSAEAEFIEAVLDAPVERRQHLKDGCSACEYGAIGRAPKAVPLPVSTPETTR, from the coding sequence ATGGCGGCCACCTCTCTCACCCTCGCCGGATTCAAGGGCCTTCGGAGCGATATCCTCGTCGCGCTCCGGAAGGAGCAGCCGCTTACCATCAAGGCGCTCGCCAAGCAGTTCGGCGTCACCGACAATGCGCTGCGCCGGCACCTGACGGAGCTTCTCGATGCAGGGCTGATCGTCTACCGCCGCGAGATTCGCGGCCAAGGGGCGCCGGTCTTCTCGTACTCGTTGAGCGAGGCGGGCGAAGCGCTCTTTCCGCGCGCCTACATCGACCCGCTCATGGATGCACTCACCTCGCTGCGCGAGCGCGAGGGAACCGAGGCGGTGGTCCAGCTGTTCCGCCGTCGGTGGGACGCGATGGCGGAGGCCGCAAAGCCGCGCCTGGCCACGCTGCCGCTCCAGGAACGGGCGCAGCTCCTCGCCGAGCTCCTCGCGGCCGAGGGCTACATGAGCGAGGCGATTGCCGGCCTCGGCAATGCCACGACCATTCGGCACCACAACTGCGCCGTGCGCGAGATCGCGCTGCGCTTTCCGGAAGTCTGCTCCGCCGAGGCGGAGTTCATCGAGGCGGTGCTCGACGCCCCAGTCGAGCGCCGCCAGCACCTGAAGGACGGCTGCAGCGCCTGCGAGTACGGTGCCATCGGACGCGCGCCCAAGGCCGTGCCCCTGCCTGTTTCCACACCTGAGACAACGCGATGA